In Chryseobacterium camelliae, one DNA window encodes the following:
- a CDS encoding S8 family peptidase: MKKYLLTVASLMAIIINAQDKNEILKKDFAKQNQENNRKFDTYVAKKYGNDKSPELLRSLEEKRSNLAGFTPDGKPFFYKSQDIRQGKNANADLINTAGGVTGLTNAYNGEGIKYTIFDGGRVYAAHTAFDNIPGRITNKEASSQIYSSHSTSVAGFIGAKSKTISGTINGTPVSGDIKGVASSSTMDSYMFATTILPGNTAPSTVFDKILTAQPAISNHSYGSNLGWDIGMVNGTVAWIWMGDFTSPSTSYDLQGTYLDSDQNYDNIVYQNPSYVIVKSAGNTYGMGPDYPNAGSLPKYYEDENGNAAQFTSTDVLPQTNCAQGFDCIGPGSLAKNIIVVGATDVISTNNYRYTSAADVVHSSYSSAGPRDDGAIKPDIATTGTDVFSPATAENTTGSNTYDYGSGTSYSAPVVTGVIGLWMQISKDLFSGQSLNAASAKTLMVHSASEAGNIGPDPWFGWGYINAKKGAEILVGKANNTVIFKDETLTSGTVNAKNIIASGSEPIKATISWIDPEYVISPNLDWQTAHNDRSSRLVNDLDVRIIDTTTNTVYYPWKLDANNPMTPATKADNKVDNVEQVVIDNPVAGRKYRIEITNKGTLVNNSGAAAPQNYSVIVTGYSQLLGTNDTGTVKDGIAIAPSVTHDVVNILKAPEKSVFNVYDTSGKKLQSGSIRNSKEPVDLSSYPKGIYIIEIKTEQGTVSKKVIKE; the protein is encoded by the coding sequence ATGAAAAAGTATCTACTTACTGTAGCCTCTTTAATGGCTATCATAATCAACGCCCAGGATAAAAATGAGATCCTTAAAAAAGATTTTGCAAAACAGAATCAGGAAAATAACCGGAAATTTGATACTTACGTGGCTAAAAAGTATGGGAATGACAAATCTCCGGAATTACTACGGTCTTTAGAAGAAAAAAGAAGCAATCTAGCAGGATTTACACCCGATGGAAAGCCTTTCTTTTATAAATCACAGGATATCCGTCAGGGAAAGAATGCCAATGCAGACCTTATCAATACAGCAGGAGGCGTAACCGGCCTTACCAATGCCTATAATGGTGAAGGCATAAAGTATACTATTTTTGATGGCGGCAGGGTTTATGCAGCTCATACTGCATTTGATAATATTCCAGGAAGAATTACGAACAAAGAAGCTTCCTCCCAGATTTACAGTTCGCACTCTACCAGCGTAGCCGGATTTATCGGTGCCAAAAGTAAGACTATAAGCGGTACCATCAATGGAACACCTGTTTCAGGTGACATCAAGGGAGTTGCTTCCTCATCTACTATGGATTCGTATATGTTTGCCACCACCATTTTACCTGGAAACACAGCTCCAAGCACAGTATTTGATAAAATCCTGACTGCACAGCCTGCTATTTCCAACCATTCCTATGGAAGCAATCTTGGTTGGGACATCGGCATGGTCAACGGCACTGTTGCCTGGATATGGATGGGGGACTTCACCAGTCCTTCAACATCTTATGACCTTCAGGGAACATATTTGGATAGTGACCAAAATTATGATAATATCGTCTATCAAAACCCTTCTTATGTTATCGTGAAATCTGCCGGGAACACATACGGTATGGGACCGGATTATCCTAACGCGGGTTCACTTCCTAAATATTACGAAGACGAGAATGGAAACGCTGCGCAGTTTACATCCACCGATGTACTGCCACAGACCAACTGTGCACAGGGCTTCGATTGCATTGGGCCTGGTTCACTGGCTAAAAACATTATTGTTGTAGGAGCTACGGATGTGATCTCTACCAATAACTACAGATATACCTCTGCTGCAGATGTAGTACATTCCAGCTACAGCAGTGCAGGGCCAAGGGATGACGGTGCTATAAAACCGGATATTGCTACTACCGGTACCGATGTATTCTCTCCGGCAACGGCAGAAAATACTACAGGAAGTAATACATATGATTATGGCAGCGGGACCTCATATTCTGCACCGGTAGTGACAGGGGTTATTGGGCTCTGGATGCAGATCAGCAAAGATCTTTTCTCCGGCCAGTCGCTCAATGCCGCCAGTGCCAAGACCCTGATGGTGCATTCTGCTTCCGAAGCAGGTAATATAGGTCCTGATCCATGGTTCGGATGGGGATACATCAATGCCAAAAAAGGTGCTGAAATCCTGGTAGGAAAAGCAAACAACACCGTTATTTTCAAGGATGAAACCTTAACCAGCGGTACGGTCAATGCCAAAAATATCATTGCATCAGGCAGCGAACCGATTAAAGCTACCATTTCATGGATTGATCCTGAATATGTAATATCTCCCAATTTAGATTGGCAGACCGCCCATAATGATAGGAGTTCAAGGCTTGTCAATGATCTTGACGTAAGGATCATCGATACGACAACCAATACCGTGTATTACCCATGGAAGCTGGATGCCAACAACCCGATGACTCCTGCCACCAAAGCAGACAATAAAGTCGACAATGTAGAACAGGTAGTTATCGACAACCCGGTAGCCGGAAGGAAATACAGGATAGAGATTACCAACAAAGGTACTTTGGTGAACAATTCAGGAGCTGCCGCACCACAAAACTATTCTGTTATCGTAACGGGATACAGCCAGTTGCTGGGAACAAACGACACCGGCACGGTAAAAGATGGCATAGCTATAGCCCCATCCGTCACCCATGATGTGGTTAATATTTTAAAAGCACCTGAAAAATCTGTATTCAATGTATATGACACATCAGGTAAAAAGCTACAGAGCGGAAGCATCCGTAACAGCAAGGAGCCAGTTGACCTGTCATCCTATCCTAAAGGTATTTACATCATTGAAATTAAGACAGAGCAGGGCACTGTTTCAAAGAAAGTGATCAAAGAATAA
- the guaB gene encoding IMP dehydrogenase: MSIHNKIVETAITFDDVLLVPSYSEVLPNQVSLKSRLTDKITLNVPIVSAAMDTVTEAELAIALARVGGLGFIHKNMTIAEQAAQVNRVKRSENGMISDPVTLSKDHTLGEARELMAKYKISGLPVVDTENTLIGIITNRDVKYQENLDMKVEEIMTKENLITSDKNTNLEKAKEILLKNRVEKLPIVDSANKLVGLITIKDIDNQLEYPNANKDQNGRLIVGAGVGVGEDTLERIEALVKAGVDIIGIDSAHGHSKGVLDKISEIRKAYPDLDIVGGNIVTAEAAEDLIKAGANVLKVGVGPGSICTTRVVAGVGVPQLSAIYNVYEYAQSKNVAVIADGGIKLSGDIVKAIASGAGAVMLGSLLAGTDEAPGEEIIFQGRKFKTYQGMGSLSAMKRGGKERYFQSEAKKFVPEGIEGRVPSKGKLEDVIFQLTGGLRAGMGYCGAKDIEALQKDTKMVMITGSGLKESHPHDVIITQEAPNYSL, encoded by the coding sequence ATGTCTATTCATAACAAAATTGTAGAGACAGCCATCACTTTCGATGACGTTCTTCTAGTCCCTTCTTATTCAGAAGTTTTACCTAATCAGGTTTCATTAAAATCAAGACTTACCGACAAAATTACCCTCAATGTTCCGATTGTTTCCGCTGCTATGGATACGGTTACGGAAGCTGAGCTGGCTATTGCTCTGGCAAGAGTGGGAGGATTGGGTTTCATCCATAAAAATATGACCATCGCTGAACAGGCAGCACAGGTGAACAGGGTAAAGCGTTCAGAAAACGGAATGATTTCAGATCCTGTTACACTTTCTAAAGATCACACGCTTGGAGAAGCCAGGGAACTGATGGCAAAATATAAAATTTCCGGATTGCCTGTAGTGGATACAGAAAATACCCTGATCGGGATTATTACCAACAGGGACGTGAAATATCAGGAAAATCTTGATATGAAGGTGGAAGAGATCATGACCAAAGAAAATCTGATTACTTCCGATAAAAATACGAACCTGGAGAAAGCTAAGGAAATTCTTCTGAAGAACAGAGTGGAAAAACTTCCGATTGTAGATTCAGCCAATAAACTGGTGGGATTGATTACCATTAAAGATATTGATAATCAGCTTGAATATCCTAATGCCAATAAAGACCAGAACGGGCGCCTTATTGTAGGAGCCGGCGTTGGAGTAGGTGAAGATACCCTTGAAAGAATCGAAGCTTTAGTGAAAGCCGGAGTGGATATCATCGGGATTGACTCTGCTCACGGCCATTCAAAAGGCGTACTGGATAAAATTTCTGAGATCAGAAAAGCGTATCCGGATCTTGACATTGTAGGTGGGAATATCGTAACAGCTGAAGCTGCCGAAGACCTTATTAAAGCCGGAGCCAACGTGCTTAAAGTAGGAGTAGGGCCTGGTTCCATCTGTACGACAAGAGTAGTTGCCGGAGTAGGGGTACCTCAGTTATCCGCTATTTATAATGTATATGAGTATGCACAGTCTAAAAATGTAGCTGTAATTGCTGATGGGGGAATCAAACTTTCAGGCGATATCGTCAAAGCGATTGCAAGTGGTGCCGGAGCAGTAATGCTGGGATCACTCCTGGCCGGGACAGATGAAGCACCGGGTGAAGAAATAATCTTCCAGGGCAGGAAGTTCAAGACCTATCAGGGCATGGGAAGCCTTTCAGCTATGAAAAGAGGCGGAAAAGAAAGGTATTTCCAGAGTGAAGCCAAGAAATTCGTACCGGAAGGAATTGAAGGACGTGTACCGAGCAAGGGAAAATTGGAAGATGTTATTTTCCAGCTGACGGGCGGATTAAGAGCCGGAATGGGGTATTGCGGAGCTAAAGATATCGAAGCATTGCAAAAAGACACCAAAATGGTAATGATTACGGGAAGCGGATTGAAAGAATCCCATCCTCATGATGTAATTATTACTCAGGAAGCTCCTAATTATTCTTTGTAG
- a CDS encoding DUF4252 domain-containing protein, protein MKTFKNLVLALLAFWMLQSCMVSEKPNMAFFNDSGYDFKEAKFVSINVPMFLAKPYIRKALKEDADDEELWKMVKKISKIRVMTVENGDRKMLKDFAGYLNNNHYEDWATIKHDGDNVNIRVKQKGNAIKNMLITINSDKDLVFVDVRGSFTANDISKMINSVSDK, encoded by the coding sequence ATGAAAACATTTAAAAATTTAGTACTGGCCCTACTTGCTTTCTGGATGCTTCAGTCCTGTATGGTTTCAGAAAAGCCCAATATGGCTTTCTTTAATGATTCCGGCTATGATTTTAAAGAGGCTAAGTTTGTAAGCATCAATGTCCCGATGTTTCTGGCTAAACCATACATCAGGAAAGCTTTAAAAGAAGACGCGGACGATGAAGAGTTGTGGAAGATGGTGAAAAAAATCTCAAAAATAAGGGTAATGACTGTAGAAAATGGTGACCGGAAAATGCTGAAGGATTTTGCAGGCTATCTGAACAATAATCATTATGAAGATTGGGCGACGATAAAGCATGATGGAGATAATGTTAACATCAGGGTGAAACAAAAAGGAAATGCTATCAAGAATATGCTGATTACCATTAATTCAGATAAAGATCTTGTATTTGTAGATGTAAGAGGGAGTTTTACAGCCAATGATATTTCAAAAATGATCAATTCGGTTTCTGACAAATAA
- a CDS encoding DUF4252 domain-containing protein, producing MKKLLIIFALAFSHFFNVYGQEDKFDKLFDKYQEVEGVTTIKIAKPMFGMLSSLNIDDSQLDQIKPLLSKINGLKILITEGSETGTGKNNLVNLSELNRDIASYLSNLKYNEIMAVKSSGSKIKFLSSEAKNGIMDDLLLSIDSGQGENILIKLDGKLSMDDINKIINSSETNTSTRTNTKTSVSSGDTTSYLNGEARNVPQFSGIQVSTGVNVVFRQEGQTSVKVIADADKLQYIITKVEGGILKVYIDNKGVKNLKFKNISVNVSSPRLNEIKTSSGASFATLNTIEEKDLVLDASSGSVIKGNFNISGAARVEASSGSDLKADINAGTITVKGSSGSSTSLSGEALSGSLDISSGAVCKAEGLRIENVEAESTSGASLGVFATRRLKVKASSGGSVRY from the coding sequence ATGAAAAAATTACTGATAATATTTGCATTAGCCTTTTCACACTTTTTCAATGTGTACGGGCAGGAAGATAAATTTGATAAACTTTTTGATAAGTATCAGGAGGTGGAAGGGGTAACCACGATTAAAATCGCGAAACCTATGTTTGGCATGCTGAGCAGCCTCAATATCGATGATTCACAGTTGGATCAGATCAAACCGCTGCTCTCAAAGATCAATGGATTGAAGATCCTCATTACGGAAGGTTCGGAAACGGGAACCGGAAAAAATAACCTTGTGAATCTGTCTGAGCTAAACAGGGATATAGCATCGTACTTGTCCAATCTGAAGTACAATGAAATCATGGCGGTTAAAAGTTCAGGAAGCAAAATCAAATTCCTTTCTTCAGAAGCCAAGAACGGCATTATGGACGACCTTCTTTTAAGCATTGACAGCGGGCAAGGTGAAAACATCCTGATCAAACTGGATGGGAAACTCTCCATGGATGATATCAATAAGATCATCAATTCAAGCGAAACCAATACCAGTACAAGAACAAATACCAAAACCAGCGTCTCTTCCGGTGATACGACTTCTTACCTTAACGGTGAGGCCAGGAATGTGCCGCAGTTCAGCGGGATCCAGGTAAGCACTGGCGTGAATGTGGTTTTCAGGCAGGAAGGCCAGACCAGTGTAAAAGTAATCGCAGATGCGGATAAGCTTCAGTATATCATTACGAAGGTTGAGGGCGGCATCCTTAAAGTTTATATCGATAATAAAGGTGTGAAAAACCTCAAGTTTAAGAATATCAGCGTTAATGTATCCTCTCCGAGGCTGAATGAGATTAAAACCTCTTCAGGAGCAAGTTTTGCCACTTTGAATACTATTGAAGAAAAAGATCTTGTTCTTGATGCATCTTCCGGATCCGTAATTAAAGGAAACTTCAATATTTCGGGTGCAGCAAGGGTTGAAGCCTCTTCAGGTTCAGATTTGAAAGCCGATATTAATGCAGGCACTATCACTGTAAAGGGTTCCAGTGGTTCCAGCACCTCTCTAAGCGGGGAAGCCCTTTCCGGAAGCCTTGATATCAGCAGCGGTGCAGTATGTAAAGCCGAAGGACTTAGAATAGAAAATGTGGAAGCGGAATCTACTTCAGGAGCGAGCCTGGGTGTCTTTGCTACCCGCAGACTTAAAGTTAAGGCATCTTCCGGTGGATCTGTGAGGTATTAA
- a CDS encoding RNA polymerase sigma factor produces the protein MTQEIFKATVFILKDDMYRFAKRFVMSSDEAEDVVQDLMIKFWQKKDELGQFGNLKSYALKAVRNECLNRLKHHEVKQGFADLQLHRSELYSMDVNNLKEQIIGFISQLPEKQKMVIHLKDVEEYEVSEISEILDMEENAVRVNLMRARQKVKEQISQLMSYEQRPISR, from the coding sequence ATGACCCAGGAAATTTTCAAGGCTACGGTATTTATTCTCAAAGACGATATGTATCGTTTTGCGAAAAGATTCGTCATGAGCAGTGATGAGGCAGAAGATGTGGTACAGGACCTTATGATTAAATTCTGGCAGAAAAAGGATGAACTGGGGCAGTTTGGGAATCTGAAATCCTATGCCCTGAAGGCGGTCCGCAATGAATGCCTGAATCGTCTCAAGCACCATGAAGTAAAGCAGGGTTTTGCAGACCTTCAGTTGCACCGGTCTGAACTGTACAGTATGGATGTGAATAACCTGAAGGAGCAGATCATAGGGTTTATCAGCCAGCTTCCGGAAAAGCAGAAAATGGTGATACACCTGAAAGACGTAGAAGAATACGAGGTTTCTGAAATTTCCGAAATCCTCGATATGGAAGAAAACGCTGTAAGAGTGAACCTTATGCGTGCAAGACAGAAAGTAAAAGAACAAATCTCACAACTGATGAGCTATGAGCAAAGACCAATTTCAAGATAA
- a CDS encoding helix-turn-helix domain-containing protein — translation MIKIHYAMTLGEKLKKARINKNFTQEYLAEVLQVSQKTYSNFENDKTKPDFHQVEDIAKALEVSVLDFLSGDNITINSTNGDHSGFIYQNQHPEKLVEQYEQRLKDKDEEIAFLRKLLGK, via the coding sequence TTGATAAAAATACATTATGCTATGACACTGGGAGAAAAACTGAAAAAAGCGAGGATCAATAAAAACTTTACGCAGGAATACCTGGCAGAAGTGCTCCAGGTTTCCCAGAAGACCTATTCCAATTTTGAAAATGATAAAACCAAACCGGATTTTCATCAGGTGGAAGATATTGCAAAGGCGCTGGAAGTCAGTGTGCTGGATTTCCTGAGCGGTGATAATATTACTATTAACAGTACTAATGGAGATCATAGTGGATTTATTTATCAAAATCAACACCCAGAAAAGCTAGTAGAACAGTATGAGCAGCGGCTTAAGGATAAAGATGAGGAGATTGCATTCCTCAGAAAATTGCTCGGTAAATAA
- a CDS encoding DUF6705 family protein yields the protein MKKILIIISIHLILLSCAQVYPLNTNTDVPTDAYIKDLNNELIPYEGTWKGTWDNKTIFIYLKKIKKYLDHRENNPYYKDILIGKFKVIDSNGQVLFDNTNLSDNDAKIEGTRFFSIPYKKYSLFYLDPDICNSTGDILIKFLNNASTQLDWKFSDTTDIIDSSCQYYNANQFPQPLPKEIILTKQ from the coding sequence ATGAAAAAAATACTTATAATCATATCCATTCACTTGATACTCTTAAGTTGTGCTCAGGTGTACCCTTTGAACACCAATACTGATGTACCAACCGATGCTTATATTAAGGATCTTAATAACGAACTTATCCCATATGAAGGAACCTGGAAAGGTACATGGGACAATAAGACCATTTTTATTTATTTAAAAAAAATAAAAAAATATTTGGATCATAGGGAAAACAATCCTTATTACAAAGATATATTAATTGGAAAATTCAAAGTTATAGATTCCAATGGCCAAGTTTTATTTGATAACACTAATCTATCTGATAATGATGCTAAGATTGAAGGAACTCGTTTTTTTTCTATACCATATAAGAAATATTCGTTATTTTATTTGGATCCAGATATTTGTAATTCTACTGGTGATATATTAATAAAGTTTTTAAATAATGCTTCAACACAATTAGACTGGAAGTTTTCAGATACAACCGATATTATTGATTCTTCATGTCAATATTATAATGCCAATCAATTTCCCCAGCCGCTGCCTAAAGAAATTATTTTAACTAAACAATAA
- a CDS encoding DUF6705 family protein, protein MMKIIFLLILFSFALSCKAQQIYSLRPKEIDLPENSYEKDTNNELLDYVGTWNNKIITITFKKITNKYDTTFKHYRDYLIGKFIVKDSNGNILFDNTNLSDDQAKIEGVSFRKYGTKYSLIYIDPDLCHMTGSARISFTDATKTKLEWKYSQDNDWVENECFYHGLPYSQRPEPLPSNIILTRQ, encoded by the coding sequence ATGATGAAAATTATATTTTTATTAATACTATTTAGTTTTGCTTTATCTTGCAAAGCTCAACAAATTTATTCTCTAAGACCTAAAGAAATAGATCTTCCAGAAAATTCTTATGAAAAAGATACTAATAATGAACTTCTAGATTATGTAGGAACTTGGAACAATAAAATTATTACCATCACTTTTAAGAAAATTACTAATAAATATGACACGACTTTTAAGCATTATAGAGATTACTTAATAGGAAAGTTTATTGTAAAAGATTCTAATGGAAATATTTTATTTGACAATACAAATCTTTCTGATGATCAAGCTAAAATTGAAGGCGTAAGTTTTAGAAAATATGGGACTAAATATTCTTTGATATATATTGACCCTGATTTATGTCATATGACAGGCAGCGCAAGAATTAGTTTTACAGATGCAACTAAAACAAAGCTGGAATGGAAATATTCCCAAGATAATGACTGGGTAGAAAATGAATGTTTTTATCATGGCCTTCCTTATTCACAAAGACCAGAACCTCTGCCTTCAAATATTATTTTGACAAGACAATAA
- a CDS encoding GlmU family protein, with the protein MQLVFSDAQYWEDFLPLTFTRPVAAMRCGILTFAERWQKILDTTEVSYFTETYLQKKFPEPEKKESLFLVTNFLPTETVIRQIKDLKQGEALVYEDELIAAKINMEGFSLHQIEKMTDIKEELIFFKKPSDLFTYNKQAIDFDFELLTNGRTSQKLSSTNGFLGDKKDLFIEEGAEIEFSTLNTKTGKIYIGKNAEVMEGCHLRGPIVLGEESKFNLGAKIYGATTIGPHCKVGGEVNNIIIFGYTSKGHDGFIGNSVIGEWCNFGADTNSSNLKNNYSHVRLWSYRTKAFEDTGLQFAGLIMGDHSKTAINTQLNTGTVVGVASNIFREGFPPNLVENFSWGGRKEDERFKLDKAYEVAERAMARRKVALTEEDKAIFKHIFDTYH; encoded by the coding sequence ATGCAATTGGTATTTTCAGATGCTCAATACTGGGAAGATTTTCTTCCACTGACTTTCACCCGCCCTGTGGCAGCCATGCGCTGCGGGATCCTCACATTTGCGGAAAGATGGCAGAAAATCCTCGATACCACAGAGGTGTCTTATTTTACGGAAACGTACCTTCAGAAGAAATTCCCGGAACCGGAAAAAAAGGAGAGCCTTTTCCTCGTAACCAATTTTTTACCGACAGAAACGGTGATCCGGCAGATCAAAGACCTGAAGCAGGGAGAAGCTCTGGTATACGAAGATGAACTGATTGCTGCAAAAATCAATATGGAAGGTTTTTCACTCCATCAGATTGAAAAAATGACGGATATTAAAGAGGAGCTGATCTTCTTTAAAAAACCCTCCGACCTTTTTACCTATAATAAACAAGCGATTGATTTTGATTTTGAATTGCTGACCAACGGGCGGACTTCACAGAAACTGTCATCAACCAATGGATTTTTAGGCGATAAGAAAGACCTGTTTATTGAAGAAGGTGCGGAAATCGAGTTTTCTACCCTCAATACGAAAACCGGGAAAATCTATATCGGGAAAAATGCAGAAGTGATGGAGGGCTGCCATCTCCGTGGCCCGATTGTTCTGGGTGAAGAATCCAAGTTTAACCTTGGGGCTAAAATTTATGGCGCCACAACCATTGGTCCGCATTGCAAAGTAGGCGGTGAGGTGAACAACATCATTATTTTCGGATATACCAGCAAAGGCCACGACGGATTCATCGGGAATTCCGTGATCGGGGAGTGGTGCAACTTCGGCGCCGATACCAATTCCTCCAACCTGAAAAACAACTACAGCCACGTAAGGCTCTGGAGTTACCGTACCAAAGCATTTGAAGATACAGGCCTCCAGTTTGCCGGCCTGATCATGGGCGACCATTCCAAAACGGCCATCAATACCCAGCTGAATACCGGAACCGTAGTTGGCGTAGCCTCCAATATCTTCCGGGAAGGCTTCCCGCCGAACCTGGTAGAAAACTTTTCCTGGGGCGGAAGGAAGGAAGATGAACGCTTCAAGCTGGATAAAGCCTACGAAGTGGCGGAACGTGCCATGGCGAGGAGGAAAGTCGCTTTAACGGAAGAAGACAAAGCGATTTTCAAGCATATTTTTGATACGTACCATTAA
- a CDS encoding type B 50S ribosomal protein L31, whose product MKNGIHPENYRLVVFKDMSNDEVFLCKSTAETKDTIEYEGQEYPLIKMEISSTSHPFYTGKVKLVDTAGRVDKFMNKYKKFAK is encoded by the coding sequence ATGAAAAACGGAATTCACCCAGAAAATTATAGACTTGTTGTTTTCAAAGATATGAGTAACGACGAGGTGTTTCTTTGCAAATCTACTGCAGAAACAAAAGATACCATTGAATATGAAGGACAGGAGTACCCATTGATCAAAATGGAGATCTCTTCTACTTCTCACCCATTCTACACAGGAAAAGTGAAGTTGGTTGATACTGCAGGTAGAGTAGATAAGTTCATGAACAAATACAAAAAATTCGCTAAGTAA
- a CDS encoding nucleotide pyrophosphohydrolase — MEITHLQQQVDEWIKTIGVRYFNELTNMAMLTEEVGEVARIIARRYGEQSEKESDKTKDLGEELADVLFVTLCLANQTGVNLQEAFDRKMKVKTDRDKERHQNNEKLR; from the coding sequence ATGGAAATCACCCATCTGCAGCAGCAAGTAGACGAATGGATCAAGACTATTGGTGTACGCTATTTCAATGAACTGACCAATATGGCCATGCTTACCGAAGAGGTAGGCGAAGTGGCGCGGATTATCGCCCGGAGATACGGTGAGCAAAGCGAAAAGGAAAGCGATAAAACCAAAGACCTGGGCGAAGAACTGGCCGATGTCCTGTTTGTGACGCTTTGCCTGGCCAACCAGACCGGCGTAAATCTCCAGGAAGCATTCGACAGAAAAATGAAGGTAAAAACTGATCGCGATAAGGAACGGCATCAGAATAATGAAAAGTTGAGATAG
- a CDS encoding 3-phosphoshikimate 1-carboxyvinyltransferase: protein MKLGKSELKENMVIQITGSKSISNRLLILENLFKNIRIGNLSNSQDTQLLKKALSENTETVDIHHAGTAMRFLTSYYSIIDGKTTVLTGSKRMKERPIGYLVNALRDLGAEIEYLENEGFPPLKITGKKIVKTAVDVPAHISSQFITSLLLIAGKLENGLEIHLVGEITSRSYIEMTLDILTKAGIQNNFTGNTIKVEPFAGDPSGIIDYEVESDWSSASYFYSFAALGRKTIHLKSFYRESTQGDSAIAAIYKEFFGINTTFTEEEHKVTLEPVQAFIFPEKIVLDMNNCPDIAQTLCVTAAALHIPFEISGLGTLRVKETDRLLALYHELKKLGTETEITDSTIASVSFSEPQNDISIKTYQDHRMAMSFAPFCLIQELNIEDEAVVEKSYPTFWEDLHSLLTE from the coding sequence ATGAAGTTAGGAAAATCAGAATTAAAAGAAAACATGGTTATACAGATCACGGGCTCGAAAAGTATTTCGAATCGTTTGCTGATCCTTGAAAACCTGTTCAAAAATATACGGATTGGAAACCTCTCCAATTCCCAGGACACTCAATTGCTGAAAAAAGCATTATCCGAAAATACGGAAACGGTAGATATCCACCATGCAGGTACCGCTATGCGATTCCTGACATCGTATTATTCTATTATAGACGGCAAAACAACCGTGCTTACGGGATCAAAACGAATGAAGGAAAGACCCATCGGATATCTAGTCAACGCATTAAGGGATTTGGGTGCTGAAATAGAATATCTTGAAAATGAAGGCTTCCCACCCTTAAAAATCACCGGAAAGAAGATCGTTAAAACTGCGGTGGACGTTCCTGCCCATATTTCAAGCCAGTTCATCACATCGCTTCTGCTGATTGCCGGGAAGCTGGAAAACGGACTGGAAATACATCTTGTGGGTGAGATAACGTCAAGGTCATATATTGAAATGACCCTGGATATCCTGACAAAAGCCGGAATTCAGAACAATTTTACCGGAAATACGATTAAAGTGGAGCCATTCGCCGGGGATCCGTCAGGAATAATAGATTACGAAGTGGAAAGCGACTGGAGCTCTGCTTCTTATTTCTATTCTTTTGCAGCCTTAGGGAGAAAAACCATTCACCTGAAAAGTTTCTACAGGGAATCGACACAAGGAGACTCGGCAATCGCAGCAATTTATAAGGAATTTTTTGGAATCAATACTACATTTACTGAAGAGGAGCATAAGGTGACCCTCGAACCTGTGCAGGCATTCATCTTCCCGGAAAAGATTGTACTGGATATGAACAATTGCCCGGATATTGCCCAGACGCTTTGCGTGACCGCAGCAGCACTGCATATTCCGTTTGAGATTTCAGGGCTTGGAACACTTAGGGTAAAGGAAACCGACCGCCTTTTAGCTTTGTACCATGAACTAAAAAAACTGGGTACAGAAACGGAAATTACGGACTCTACCATTGCCTCCGTGAGTTTCAGTGAACCCCAGAATGATATCTCCATTAAAACCTACCAGGATCACAGGATGGCCATGAGCTTCGCCCCTTTCTGCCTGATACAGGAATTAAACATCGAAGACGAAGCAGTCGTTGAAAAATCATATCCCACATTCTGGGAAGATCTCCACAGCCTTCTGACTGAATGA